A section of the Melopsittacus undulatus isolate bMelUnd1 chromosome 3, bMelUnd1.mat.Z, whole genome shotgun sequence genome encodes:
- the LOC115946090 gene encoding cygnin-like: protein MKFLYLVFAVFLLVSLAVPGYGQIRKYCPKVGYCSSKCSKVDVWSFSSDCKYYCCLPPGWKGK, encoded by the exons ATGAAGTTCCTCTACCTTGTCTTCGCTGTCTTCCTGCTGGTCTCCCTGGCTGTCCCAG GCTATGGGCAGATCAGGAAGTACTGCCCCAAGGTGGGCTACTGCTCCAGCAAGTGCTCCAAGGTGGACGTGTGGTCCTTCTCCTCTGACTGCAAGTACTACTGCTGCCTCCCTCCCGGCTGGAAGGGGAAATAG